A section of the Oncorhynchus gorbuscha isolate QuinsamMale2020 ecotype Even-year linkage group LG06, OgorEven_v1.0, whole genome shotgun sequence genome encodes:
- the LOC124037071 gene encoding retinal Mueller cells isomerohydrolase isoform X3, which translates to MTEKRVVITEFGTAAYPDPCKNIFSRFFTYFKGIEVTDNCLVNVYPVGEDFYACTETNYITKVDPDTLETLKKVDLCDYLSVNGVTAHPHIESDGTVYNLGNCFGKNMSLAYNIVKIPPTQKDKSDPIAKSKVLVQIPSSERFKPSYVHSFGMTENYFVFVETPIKINLLKFLTAWSIWGTNYMDCFESNETMGTWFHLAMKDPAKYIEHKFRTSAFNLFHHINSYEDDGFIVVDLCTWKGHEFVYNYLYLANLRENWEEVKKAAMRAPQPEVRRYVLPIDVHREKQGKNLISLPYTTATAVMRSDGTIWLEPEVLFSGPRQAFEFPQINYSKFSGKNYSYAYGLGLNHFIPDRICKLNVKTKETWVWQEPDSYPSEPIFVQTPDSVEEDDGVLLSIVVNPGADQRPGYLLILNARDLTEIARAEVEVIIPVTFHGMYKP; encoded by the exons ATGACAGAGAAAAGAGTGGTCATCACTGAGTTTGGAACAGCAGCCTACCCAGACCCCTGCAAAAATATATTCTCACG GTTTTTCACCTACTTCAAAGGGATTGAGGTGACCGATAATTGCTTAGTGAATGTGTACCCTGTTGGTGAGGATTTCTATGCCTGCACAGAAACCAACTACATCACCAAAGTGGACCCAGACACACTGGAGACTCTGAAAAAG GTGGACCTGTGTGATTACCTCTCGGTCAATGGGGTGACGGCTCATCCACACATTGAAAGTGATGGAACGGTGTACAACCTTGGGAACTGTTTTGGGAAGAACATGTCATTGGCCTACAACATTGTCAAAATTCCTCCCACACAGAAAG ACAAGTCAGATCCCATTGCAAAGTCCAAGGTTCTTGTGCAGATACCCAGCAGTGAGAGATTCAAGCCCTCGTATGTTCATAG CTTTGGAATGACAGAAAACTACTTTGTCTTTGTTGAGACTCCAATAAAGATCAACCTTCTAAAGTTCTTGACTGCTTGGAGCATCTGGGGCACAAATTACATGGATTGCTTTGAGTCAAACGAAACCATGGGT ACATGGTTCCATCTGGCTATGAAGGACCCAGCTAAATACATAGAGCATAAATTCAGGACCTCTGCCTTCAATCTCTTCCATCACATCAACAGCTATGAGGACGATGGCTTCATCGTTGTTGACCTGTGCACTTGGAAAGG TCATGAGTTTGTCTACAACTACCTATATCTGGCCAACCTGCGGGAGAACTGGGAGGAAGTGAAGAAAGCTGCTATGAGGGCACCTCAACCGGAGGTCCGGCGATACGTTCTGCCCATAGACGTCCACAGA GAGAAACAGGGGAAGAATCTGATATCCCTTCCGTACACCACAGCCACTGCAGTGATGCGCAGTGATGGAACCATCTGGCTGGAGCCTGAGGTTCTGTTTTCTGGACCACGACAAG CATTCGAGTTCCCTCAAATCAACTACAGTAAGTTCTCTGGGAAGAACTACAGCTATGCCTATGGACTGGGTCTGAACCACTTCATCCCTGACAGG ATTTGCAAACTGAACGTGAAGACCAAGGAGACGTGGGTGTGGCAGGAGCCAGACTCGTACCCCTCAGAACCTATCTTTGTGCAGACCCCAGACTCTGTGGAGGAAGATGACG GGGTGTTGTTGAGCATCGTGGTGAACCCTGGAGCAGACCAGAGGCCAGGGTACCTCCTCATCCTCAATGCCAGAGATCTGACAGAGATTGCACGGGCTGAGGTGGAGGTTATCATCCCTGTCACCTTCCATGGAATGTACAAGCCTTAG
- the LOC124037071 gene encoding retinal Mueller cells isomerohydrolase isoform X2, translated as MHKFDLKNGHVTYYRKFVKTDAYVRAMTEKRVVITEFGTAAYPDPCKNIFSRFFTYFKGIEVTDNCLVNVYPVGEDFYACTETNYITKVDPDTLETLKKVDLCDYLSVNGVTAHPHIESDGTVYNLGNCFGKNMSLAYNIVKIPPTQKDKSDPIAKSKVLVQIPSSERFKPSYVHSFGMTENYFVFVETPIKINLLKFLTAWSIWGTNYMDCFESNETMGTWFHLAMKDPAKYIEHKFRTSAFNLFHHINSYEDDGFIVVDLCTWKGHEFVYNYLYLANLRENWEEVKKAAMRAPQPEVRRYVLPIDVHREKQGKNLISLPYTTATAVMRSDGTIWLEPEVLFSGPRQAFEFPQINYSKFSGKNYSYAYGLGLNHFIPDRICKLNVKTKETWVWQEPDSYPSEPIFVQTPDSVEEDDGVLLSIVVNPGADQRPGYLLILNARDLTEIARAEVEVIIPVTFHGMYKP; from the exons ATGCACAAGTTTGACCTAAAGAATGGCCATGTGACCTACTATCGGAA ATTTGTCAAAACAGATGCCTATGTGCGAGCCATGACAGAGAAAAGAGTGGTCATCACTGAGTTTGGAACAGCAGCCTACCCAGACCCCTGCAAAAATATATTCTCACG GTTTTTCACCTACTTCAAAGGGATTGAGGTGACCGATAATTGCTTAGTGAATGTGTACCCTGTTGGTGAGGATTTCTATGCCTGCACAGAAACCAACTACATCACCAAAGTGGACCCAGACACACTGGAGACTCTGAAAAAG GTGGACCTGTGTGATTACCTCTCGGTCAATGGGGTGACGGCTCATCCACACATTGAAAGTGATGGAACGGTGTACAACCTTGGGAACTGTTTTGGGAAGAACATGTCATTGGCCTACAACATTGTCAAAATTCCTCCCACACAGAAAG ACAAGTCAGATCCCATTGCAAAGTCCAAGGTTCTTGTGCAGATACCCAGCAGTGAGAGATTCAAGCCCTCGTATGTTCATAG CTTTGGAATGACAGAAAACTACTTTGTCTTTGTTGAGACTCCAATAAAGATCAACCTTCTAAAGTTCTTGACTGCTTGGAGCATCTGGGGCACAAATTACATGGATTGCTTTGAGTCAAACGAAACCATGGGT ACATGGTTCCATCTGGCTATGAAGGACCCAGCTAAATACATAGAGCATAAATTCAGGACCTCTGCCTTCAATCTCTTCCATCACATCAACAGCTATGAGGACGATGGCTTCATCGTTGTTGACCTGTGCACTTGGAAAGG TCATGAGTTTGTCTACAACTACCTATATCTGGCCAACCTGCGGGAGAACTGGGAGGAAGTGAAGAAAGCTGCTATGAGGGCACCTCAACCGGAGGTCCGGCGATACGTTCTGCCCATAGACGTCCACAGA GAGAAACAGGGGAAGAATCTGATATCCCTTCCGTACACCACAGCCACTGCAGTGATGCGCAGTGATGGAACCATCTGGCTGGAGCCTGAGGTTCTGTTTTCTGGACCACGACAAG CATTCGAGTTCCCTCAAATCAACTACAGTAAGTTCTCTGGGAAGAACTACAGCTATGCCTATGGACTGGGTCTGAACCACTTCATCCCTGACAGG ATTTGCAAACTGAACGTGAAGACCAAGGAGACGTGGGTGTGGCAGGAGCCAGACTCGTACCCCTCAGAACCTATCTTTGTGCAGACCCCAGACTCTGTGGAGGAAGATGACG GGGTGTTGTTGAGCATCGTGGTGAACCCTGGAGCAGACCAGAGGCCAGGGTACCTCCTCATCCTCAATGCCAGAGATCTGACAGAGATTGCACGGGCTGAGGTGGAGGTTATCATCCCTGTCACCTTCCATGGAATGTACAAGCCTTAG
- the LOC124037071 gene encoding retinal Mueller cells isomerohydrolase isoform X1 yields MVSRIQHPAGGYKKIFETCGELNEPIPAIVVGVIPEWLSGSLLRLGPGLFEVGAEPFYHLFDGQALMHKFDLKNGHVTYYRKFVKTDAYVRAMTEKRVVITEFGTAAYPDPCKNIFSRFFTYFKGIEVTDNCLVNVYPVGEDFYACTETNYITKVDPDTLETLKKVDLCDYLSVNGVTAHPHIESDGTVYNLGNCFGKNMSLAYNIVKIPPTQKDKSDPIAKSKVLVQIPSSERFKPSYVHSFGMTENYFVFVETPIKINLLKFLTAWSIWGTNYMDCFESNETMGTWFHLAMKDPAKYIEHKFRTSAFNLFHHINSYEDDGFIVVDLCTWKGHEFVYNYLYLANLRENWEEVKKAAMRAPQPEVRRYVLPIDVHREKQGKNLISLPYTTATAVMRSDGTIWLEPEVLFSGPRQAFEFPQINYSKFSGKNYSYAYGLGLNHFIPDRICKLNVKTKETWVWQEPDSYPSEPIFVQTPDSVEEDDGVLLSIVVNPGADQRPGYLLILNARDLTEIARAEVEVIIPVTFHGMYKP; encoded by the exons ATGGTTAGTCG AATTCAGCATCCGGCTGGTGGGTACAAGAAAATATTTGAGACGTGTGGAGAATTGAATGAACCTATTCCTGCTATCGTTGTAG GTGTGATTCCAGAATGGCTGAGTGGCAGTCTATTGCGTCTGGGACCCGGCCTGTTTGAGGTGGGGGCTGAACCTTTCTACCACCTTTTTGATGGCCAGGCCCTCATGCACAAGTTTGACCTAAAGAATGGCCATGTGACCTACTATCGGAA ATTTGTCAAAACAGATGCCTATGTGCGAGCCATGACAGAGAAAAGAGTGGTCATCACTGAGTTTGGAACAGCAGCCTACCCAGACCCCTGCAAAAATATATTCTCACG GTTTTTCACCTACTTCAAAGGGATTGAGGTGACCGATAATTGCTTAGTGAATGTGTACCCTGTTGGTGAGGATTTCTATGCCTGCACAGAAACCAACTACATCACCAAAGTGGACCCAGACACACTGGAGACTCTGAAAAAG GTGGACCTGTGTGATTACCTCTCGGTCAATGGGGTGACGGCTCATCCACACATTGAAAGTGATGGAACGGTGTACAACCTTGGGAACTGTTTTGGGAAGAACATGTCATTGGCCTACAACATTGTCAAAATTCCTCCCACACAGAAAG ACAAGTCAGATCCCATTGCAAAGTCCAAGGTTCTTGTGCAGATACCCAGCAGTGAGAGATTCAAGCCCTCGTATGTTCATAG CTTTGGAATGACAGAAAACTACTTTGTCTTTGTTGAGACTCCAATAAAGATCAACCTTCTAAAGTTCTTGACTGCTTGGAGCATCTGGGGCACAAATTACATGGATTGCTTTGAGTCAAACGAAACCATGGGT ACATGGTTCCATCTGGCTATGAAGGACCCAGCTAAATACATAGAGCATAAATTCAGGACCTCTGCCTTCAATCTCTTCCATCACATCAACAGCTATGAGGACGATGGCTTCATCGTTGTTGACCTGTGCACTTGGAAAGG TCATGAGTTTGTCTACAACTACCTATATCTGGCCAACCTGCGGGAGAACTGGGAGGAAGTGAAGAAAGCTGCTATGAGGGCACCTCAACCGGAGGTCCGGCGATACGTTCTGCCCATAGACGTCCACAGA GAGAAACAGGGGAAGAATCTGATATCCCTTCCGTACACCACAGCCACTGCAGTGATGCGCAGTGATGGAACCATCTGGCTGGAGCCTGAGGTTCTGTTTTCTGGACCACGACAAG CATTCGAGTTCCCTCAAATCAACTACAGTAAGTTCTCTGGGAAGAACTACAGCTATGCCTATGGACTGGGTCTGAACCACTTCATCCCTGACAGG ATTTGCAAACTGAACGTGAAGACCAAGGAGACGTGGGTGTGGCAGGAGCCAGACTCGTACCCCTCAGAACCTATCTTTGTGCAGACCCCAGACTCTGTGGAGGAAGATGACG GGGTGTTGTTGAGCATCGTGGTGAACCCTGGAGCAGACCAGAGGCCAGGGTACCTCCTCATCCTCAATGCCAGAGATCTGACAGAGATTGCACGGGCTGAGGTGGAGGTTATCATCCCTGTCACCTTCCATGGAATGTACAAGCCTTAG